The following coding sequences are from one Tubulanus polymorphus chromosome 12, tnTubPoly1.2, whole genome shotgun sequence window:
- the LOC141914015 gene encoding transmembrane protein 232-like — MPITKVPIVHKFGIISHSQRLELQERLLKQSYLQSLQEDQRFKQYKNPLEVTDEFINQFNAARHLDDKERLEDQAYRMLERIKRRSGLRGGGQGSHVDLPLAWTELSQLAQCKGKIQEDCLDVMVSSLDQSPLSETQVPALFYLGEMCLYWLRTDIVSQPYLRTGEIKLLKMGQLVFTRLFYHHMAGELSDKQQYKRRLFTYLDGFEDCQEAYNPYPNALLSIRYINEVGKIVIADAMVTKPSPPTNTEEIAATTTTEQSETSTKVSQHESDIFREVATNVDKLSTIVSGTTRVTSSNTGISRKTGASGALSSSVHDLSPTLWHSLDVWRCVAQSSGGIEDALSGLSRCGAGLVNESWVDGMCALGILAEAAKLNTNAMRGLQNLARGFISRKTTRHHDEPTGNQTTPRLNTESSEMESGTTEILDTIPDSTNQTLSDIYERTEVDSSDISNRRRDDTDTSSSRRGDESDAIDAQLESVSQSKIDGAGIAGRTGAQSRCSISGTTKNHPKVEVAGLHGWHWEVAITYADLLTDIVLHGATANIQKRALVGTNVEYNNVEKRSSHAIPMKSAGLLDLVYFISENETKDWGPNDWSWKVRYTAIQGLVKICRCLTGDKSREGIHTVAWNTVLRAHVTEKDSRVLEGLKVGQVDANIEKLINEHLTVAPSSISVKIATRLSQSYLPPLPPIIKTPTPRSDKKSTPPRRPEQQTASRSPRKQQQSTSRRPQQQQQRTTLKDELKLATGDESEKIPDYNTRMSFDLRRIVEDQWRKELQIDLERDEKLQQTELADEQTQHERDRRQTQLNKQHKLQRGLKTSE; from the exons ATGCCGATCACTAAAGTTCCGATCGTTCATAAATTCGGGATCATTTCTCACTCGCAACGACTCGAGCTGCAAGAGCGTCTTTTAAAACAATCGTATCTTCAGTCGTTGCAAGAAGATCAACGTTTCAAACAATACAA aaatCCTTTAGAAGTAACCGATGAATTCATCAATCAGTTTAATGCAGCTCGTCACCTCGACGACAAGGAGAGGCTGGAAGATCAAGCGTACAGGATGCTCGAGAGAATCAAA CGTCGGTCTGGTTTGAGAGGCGGGGGTCAAGGTTCTCACGTCGATCTACCACTGGCCTGGACTGAACTATCGCAACTAGCCCAGTGCAAGGGAAAAATACAAGAAG ATTGTTTAGACGTGATGGTATCGTCGTTAGACCAGTCCCCGCTATCCGAGACGCAAGTTCCCGCTCTATTCTACCTCGGTGAAATGTGTCTGTACTGGTTGCGTACGGATATCGTCAGTCAACCGTATCTTCGAACCGgagaaatcaaattattaaaG atgggTCAGTTAGTATTCACGCGATTGTTTTATCACCACATGGCCGGAGAACTCAGCGataaacaacaatacaaaAGACGTTTATTCACCTATCTCGATG GGTTTGAAGATTGTCAGGAAGCGTACAATCCGTATCCGAACGCATTGTTGTCGATTCGTTACATAAACGAAGTTGGTAAAATCGTCATCGCCGACGCTATGGTTACGAAACCGTCGCCGCCAACAAATACCGAGGAGATCGCCGCGACGACGACCACCGAACAATCGGAAACGAGTACGAAAGTCTCGCAGCACGAGTCCGAC ATTTTTCGCGAAGTCGCTACGAACGTCGATAAACTATCGACGATTGTCTCCGGGACGACGCGCGTAACGTCCAGTAATACGGGCATTTCTCGTAAAACGGGCGCGTCGGGCGCGTTGAGTAGCAGCGTGCACGACCTCAGTCCGACTCTGTGGCATTCTCTAGACGTGTGGAGGTGCGTGGCGCAGTCGAGCGGAGGAATTGAGGACGCGTTGAGCGGACTGTCTCGCTGCGGAGCAGGCCTCGTCAACGAGAGTTG gGTCGACGGAATGTGCGCGTTAGGAATCCTTGCAGAGGCCGCGAAATTAAACACGAACGCGATGCGAGGATTACAGAACCTCGCGCGAGGTTTCATCAGCCGTAAAACAACTCGTCACCACGACGAACCAACCGGCAATCAGACGACACCGCGTCTAAACACAGAATCATCCG AAATGGAATCGGGAACGACGGAGATTCTCGATACGATTCCCGATTCAACGAATCAAACATTAAGCGATATCTACGAACGAACCGAAGTCGACAGCAGCGACATATCTAACCGTCGCCGTGACGACACGGACACATCGTCTAGTCGTCGTGGCGATGAATCAGACGCGATCGACGCCCAGTTAGAATCGGTTAGTCAATCGAAGATAGATGGCGCCGGTATCGCGGGGCGGACCGGAGCGCAGTCTCGGTGCAGCATCAGCGGAACCACCAAGAATCACCCG AAAGTTGAAGTAGCGGGTTTACACGGTTGGCACTGGGAGGTCGCAATAACGTATGCCGACCTCCTCACCGACATCGTATTACACGGAGCTACCGCTAATATACAAAAGAGGGCGCTAGTCGGCACGAACGTCGAATACAACAATGTAGAGAAACGGTCGTCGCACGCGATTCCGATGAAAAGCGCCGGATTGTTGGATCTCGTTTATTTCATCTCGGAAAATGAAACGAAGGATTGGG gaccGAACGATTGGAGTTGGAAGGTGAGATACACGGCTATTCAAGGTCTAGTGAAGATCTGTCGATGTTTAACCGGTGATAAATCACGCGAAGGAATTCACACGGTAGCCTGGAACACCGTGCTGCGAGCGCACGTCACCGAGAAAGACTCACGCGTGCTCGAGGGGTTGAAGGTTGGACAG GTCGATGCAAACATCGAGAAGCTAATCAACGAACACCTGACAGTGGCGCCATCTTCGATAAGCGTTAAAATCGCTACTCGACTGTCGCAGTCGTATCTACCGCCGCTGCCTCCGATTATTAAAACTCCGACTCCGCGGTCCGATAAGAAATCGACTCCCCCGCGTCGCCCGGAGCAGCAGACCGCGTCGCGATCGCCGCGGAAACAACAACAATCGACGTCGCGACGaccacaacaacaacagcaacgaACGACGTTGAAAGACGAATTGAAATTAGCGACGGGCGACGAATCGGAGAAAATACCGGATTATAACACGAGAATGAGCTTTGATTTGAGACGGATCGTTGAGGATCAG TGGAGAAAAGAACTTCAAATCGATCTCGAACGCGATGAGAAACTTCAGCAGACGGAACTCGCTGACGAGCAGACGCAACACGAACGCGACAGACGACAAACTCAACTCAACAAACAACACAAATTACAACGAGGATTAAAAACCTCTGAATAG